Proteins encoded within one genomic window of Amycolatopsis sp. 2-15:
- a CDS encoding UbiD family decarboxylase yields MTDEPLLSLRTHLDAIAGYGELRDVKGADWDLELGGIAELSYRMDPPPALLFDDIKGYASGLRVLTGSTGSPRRLGRTLRLGEDLDSVGVVDALRGKPSQWSATARDFPVLPVSDAPLLANSVPGTEVNLLDFPVPRWHADDGGRFIGTGCFVVTSNPETGVHNGGCYRMEVQDDGRGVTVAMVPGKHGDQNVRAWFEKEGRAPVTVSFGHDPLLLVLGGTEVPGGVSELEYAGAVLGSRVPVVLGPDTGLPIPAGSEIAIEGWLRPDHQRDEGPFGEWTGYYSGKRRPNLAIDITRMYYRDNPILLGAPPGKPPHDYSYMRTVMKSAMIHDELAATGVPGVVKAWAHESGGGRLFIAVSLQQKYPGHARQVAYLAAQCPAAAYMNRYVVVVDDDVDPADPDEVIWAMSTRSDPSRDIEIMKQTWGSKLDPLYVDGSPAYNSRAIIDACRPFERLATFPKVASSDPAFLTSLADKWRDVLG; encoded by the coding sequence GTGACGGACGAACCTCTCCTCAGCCTCCGCACGCACCTCGACGCGATCGCCGGCTACGGCGAGCTGCGTGACGTGAAGGGCGCCGACTGGGACCTCGAGCTGGGCGGCATCGCCGAGCTGAGCTACCGGATGGACCCGCCGCCCGCGTTGCTGTTCGACGACATCAAGGGCTACGCGAGCGGCCTGCGCGTCCTGACCGGCAGCACGGGTTCACCCCGCCGGCTGGGCCGCACGCTGCGCCTCGGCGAGGACCTCGACTCCGTCGGCGTAGTGGACGCCCTGCGCGGGAAGCCGTCCCAGTGGTCGGCCACGGCGCGGGACTTCCCCGTGCTGCCGGTCTCGGACGCGCCGCTGCTGGCCAACTCCGTGCCCGGCACCGAGGTCAACCTCCTCGACTTCCCCGTGCCCCGCTGGCACGCGGACGACGGCGGGCGCTTCATCGGCACCGGCTGCTTCGTGGTGACGTCCAACCCGGAAACCGGCGTCCACAACGGCGGCTGCTACCGCATGGAGGTCCAGGACGACGGCCGCGGCGTCACCGTCGCCATGGTCCCCGGCAAGCACGGCGACCAGAACGTGCGGGCGTGGTTCGAGAAGGAAGGCCGCGCCCCGGTCACGGTGTCGTTCGGCCACGACCCGCTGTTGCTGGTCCTCGGCGGCACGGAGGTGCCGGGCGGGGTTTCGGAGCTGGAGTACGCGGGCGCGGTGCTGGGTTCGCGGGTGCCGGTCGTCCTCGGCCCCGACACCGGCCTCCCCATCCCCGCCGGCAGCGAGATCGCCATCGAGGGCTGGCTGCGGCCGGACCACCAGCGCGACGAGGGCCCGTTCGGCGAGTGGACCGGGTACTACTCGGGCAAGCGCCGGCCGAACCTGGCCATCGACATCACGCGGATGTACTACCGCGACAACCCGATCCTGCTCGGCGCGCCGCCCGGGAAACCGCCGCACGACTACTCGTACATGCGGACCGTGATGAAGTCGGCGATGATCCACGACGAGCTCGCCGCCACCGGCGTGCCGGGTGTGGTGAAGGCGTGGGCGCACGAATCGGGTGGCGGGCGGCTGTTCATCGCCGTTTCGCTGCAGCAGAAGTACCCCGGTCACGCGCGGCAGGTCGCGTACCTGGCCGCGCAGTGCCCCGCGGCGGCGTACATGAACCGCTACGTGGTGGTCGTGGACGACGACGTCGATCCCGCCGACCCGGACGAGGTCATCTGGGCCATGTCCACCCGCAGCGACCCGTCCCGCGACATCGAGATCATGAAGCAGACGTGGGGCAGCAAGCTCGACCCGCTGTACGTGGACGGTTCTCCCGCCTACAACAGCCGGGCCATCATCGACGCGTGCCGCCCCTTCGAACGCCTGGCCACCTTCCCCAAGGTGGCCTCCAGCGACCCGGCGTTCCTCACGTCGCTGGCCGACAAGTGGCGTGACGTGCTCGGTTGA
- a CDS encoding xanthine dehydrogenase family protein molybdopterin-binding subunit — protein MTTVESRSSVAAVGERWARVDGRAKVRGELRYAADQPVRPCLDVAVHRSTRPHAKITAIDTSRALAAEGVVAVVTGADLYAEFGDRLMTGPAFSDQPCLAYGKVRYVGEPIAAVIAHGVKQAREAAELIEVSYDELEPVHDVDKAVQGAPFVHDELRPSIVFGDLKHLRGKRDTNVNYEYNLRKGDPSSVSGTTVSYDFWCPPTHHVPIELPYAAAWCEGERLELMATTQTPSYVRQSLADLLDLPLNRVRVRTAPLGGSFGAKMYDRLEPLVAALAWTQKMAVKITATREEAFLLTTRHGCAVAGSMTADENGMIVASTSDVRYDTGAYADVGPRITAKSGLVAPGPYKIENVRVKSRCVYTNKPSAGPFRGFGVPQVTWAHESLADELARQLGEDPVEFRRRNMLREGDIAPVGTPMHSADFLGSLDAVTEAIGWGTPFVKQEGTLVRGRGVAVGVKAVLTPTISNAVVQLNQDGSASLLISTIDMGQGSDTIMAQIAAEVLCLGEGDVRVIQADTDVTPYDTITAGSRSTYHTGNAVRLAAENMRDKLVELAAERFGVEATDIKLTSDGLVSAQTQETVSVSELLHGHFGARGTTLTAEANFSTSWQPYDHENGLSPQVTEHWFAGAAAVQLTVDTATGRIHIEHLAVAGDVGRAINPAMVEQQLSGAAIMGIGHALFDQMVFDEGQIVNGTLLDYQLPSIKDMPDKLTPIIIESPHRTGPFGAKGVGETTIIPLAPAIANAVRDATGVRITTLPLTPERVLTALEEQP, from the coding sequence ATGACCACCGTCGAGTCTCGATCTTCGGTCGCCGCCGTCGGTGAGCGCTGGGCGCGTGTCGACGGCCGGGCCAAGGTCCGCGGCGAGCTGCGCTACGCGGCCGACCAGCCGGTGCGCCCGTGTCTCGATGTCGCCGTGCACCGCAGCACCCGTCCCCACGCGAAGATCACCGCCATCGACACGAGCCGCGCGCTCGCGGCCGAGGGCGTGGTCGCCGTGGTGACCGGCGCCGACCTGTACGCGGAGTTCGGCGACCGGCTCATGACCGGCCCCGCGTTCTCCGACCAGCCGTGCCTCGCCTACGGCAAGGTGCGTTACGTCGGCGAGCCGATCGCCGCGGTGATCGCGCACGGCGTCAAGCAGGCGCGGGAGGCGGCCGAGCTGATCGAGGTCTCCTACGACGAGCTCGAGCCGGTGCACGACGTCGACAAGGCTGTGCAAGGGGCACCGTTCGTGCACGACGAGCTGCGGCCGTCGATCGTTTTCGGCGACCTGAAGCACCTGCGCGGCAAGCGCGACACGAACGTGAACTACGAGTACAACCTGCGCAAGGGCGACCCGTCGAGCGTCAGCGGCACCACGGTGTCGTACGACTTCTGGTGCCCGCCGACGCACCACGTGCCGATCGAGCTGCCGTACGCGGCCGCCTGGTGCGAGGGCGAGCGGCTGGAACTGATGGCGACCACGCAGACGCCGTCGTACGTGCGCCAGTCGCTGGCCGACCTGCTCGACCTGCCGCTGAACCGCGTCCGCGTGCGCACCGCGCCGCTGGGCGGAAGCTTCGGCGCGAAGATGTACGACCGGCTGGAACCGCTGGTCGCGGCGCTGGCGTGGACGCAGAAGATGGCCGTGAAGATCACGGCGACGCGTGAAGAGGCGTTCCTGCTCACCACGCGCCACGGCTGCGCGGTGGCGGGCAGCATGACCGCGGACGAGAACGGCATGATCGTGGCGTCCACTTCGGACGTTCGCTACGACACCGGCGCCTACGCCGACGTCGGCCCGCGCATCACCGCGAAGTCGGGCCTGGTCGCACCGGGTCCGTACAAGATCGAAAACGTTCGCGTGAAGTCGCGGTGCGTGTACACGAACAAGCCGTCGGCCGGGCCGTTCCGCGGGTTCGGTGTGCCGCAGGTGACGTGGGCGCACGAGTCGCTGGCCGACGAGCTCGCGCGGCAGCTCGGCGAGGACCCGGTGGAGTTCCGCCGCCGCAACATGCTGCGCGAAGGCGACATCGCGCCCGTCGGCACGCCGATGCACAGCGCCGACTTCCTCGGCAGCCTCGACGCCGTGACCGAGGCGATCGGGTGGGGCACGCCGTTCGTGAAGCAGGAGGGCACGCTGGTACGCGGCCGCGGCGTCGCGGTGGGCGTGAAGGCCGTGCTGACGCCGACGATCTCCAACGCCGTGGTCCAGCTCAACCAGGACGGCTCGGCGTCGCTGCTGATCAGCACCATCGACATGGGCCAGGGCAGCGACACGATCATGGCGCAGATCGCGGCCGAGGTGCTGTGCCTCGGCGAGGGCGACGTGCGCGTGATCCAAGCCGACACCGACGTGACGCCCTACGACACGATCACCGCCGGCAGCCGCTCGACCTACCACACCGGCAACGCCGTGCGCCTGGCCGCGGAGAACATGCGCGACAAGCTCGTGGAGCTGGCGGCGGAGCGCTTCGGTGTGGAGGCGACGGACATCAAGCTCACGTCCGACGGTCTCGTCAGCGCGCAGACGCAGGAGACCGTGTCCGTCTCGGAACTGCTGCACGGGCACTTCGGGGCGCGCGGCACGACGTTGACGGCGGAGGCCAACTTCAGCACGTCGTGGCAGCCGTACGACCACGAGAACGGCCTGTCGCCGCAGGTCACCGAGCACTGGTTCGCCGGTGCGGCCGCGGTGCAGCTCACCGTGGACACGGCGACCGGGCGCATCCACATCGAGCACCTGGCCGTGGCCGGTGACGTGGGCCGCGCGATCAACCCCGCGATGGTGGAGCAGCAGCTCTCCGGCGCGGCAATCATGGGCATCGGGCACGCGCTGTTCGACCAGATGGTGTTCGACGAGGGCCAGATCGTGAACGGCACACTGCTGGACTACCAGCTGCCATCCATCAAGGACATGCCGGACAAGCTCACGCCGATCATCATCGAGAGTCCACATCGGACGGGTCCGTTCGGCGCGAAGGGCGTCGGCGAGACCACCATCATCCCGCTCGCGCCGGCCATCGCCAACGCCGTGCGCGACGCGACCGGCGTGCGCATCACCACGCTTCCCCTGACGCCCGAACGCGTCCTGACCGCGCTGGAGGAACAGCCGTGA
- a CDS encoding acyl-CoA dehydrogenase family protein has protein sequence MGYATTDEQRELAGAVRRMLADAARTAPLPPAWEAVGAGLDGALWKTFAEAGLLGLGVPEERGGSGGGLRELCVVAEEVGAALPRIPFAAAVSAVAVLSSVHNVDNLVEGSAVAVAAWETFPVFPGHRSPLRLSGSTVDGVLGAVPFGLDAEVLVAAVEGRFVRIDLTAAGVRRESVGAFDVIEPAAAVSLSAVPVVELPAADVSARVLTVLAAELVGTGQRALDGAVEYAKQRQQFGRAIGSFQALKHLLADRFVQLDAARLLVEWAASTVDSGVAGLAAARTAVAAASDAADAATRDALQAHGGIGFTWEHPSHVHLKHARARRQLLGSAARQLDAVAEHVFA, from the coding sequence ATGGGTTACGCGACGACGGACGAGCAGCGCGAGCTCGCCGGGGCGGTGCGGCGGATGCTCGCCGACGCCGCGCGCACGGCGCCGCTGCCGCCCGCGTGGGAGGCCGTGGGCGCGGGCCTCGACGGAGCCCTGTGGAAGACGTTCGCCGAGGCCGGTCTGCTCGGGTTGGGCGTACCCGAAGAACGCGGTGGGTCCGGTGGTGGTTTGCGGGAACTGTGTGTGGTGGCCGAGGAAGTCGGGGCCGCGCTGCCGCGGATCCCGTTCGCCGCGGCGGTTTCCGCGGTGGCCGTGCTGAGTTCTGTGCACAATGTGGACAACCTTGTGGAGGGTTCGGCCGTGGCGGTGGCGGCGTGGGAGACGTTCCCCGTGTTTCCCGGGCATCGTTCGCCGTTGCGGCTGAGCGGATCCACTGTGGACGGTGTGCTGGGGGCGGTGCCGTTCGGGCTCGACGCGGAGGTGCTCGTGGCGGCCGTCGAGGGCCGGTTCGTGCGGATCGACCTGACGGCGGCCGGGGTACGGCGGGAGTCGGTGGGGGCGTTCGACGTGATCGAGCCGGCCGCGGCGGTGTCGTTGTCTGCGGTACCGGTTGTCGAGCTGCCCGCGGCCGACGTATCGGCGCGAGTGCTGACGGTGCTCGCGGCGGAGCTGGTCGGCACGGGGCAGCGGGCACTCGACGGCGCGGTGGAGTACGCGAAGCAACGGCAGCAGTTCGGGCGGGCGATCGGGTCGTTCCAGGCGCTCAAGCACCTGCTCGCCGACCGGTTCGTGCAGCTCGACGCGGCGCGGCTGCTGGTCGAATGGGCTGCCTCCACGGTGGATTCCGGCGTTGCCGGCCTGGCCGCGGCGCGCACCGCCGTGGCCGCCGCGAGCGACGCCGCTGATGCCGCAACCCGTGACGCGCTGCAGGCCCACGGCGGCATCGGCTTCACCTGGGAACACCCGTCACACGTCCACCTCAAGCACGCCCGTGCGCGCCGCCAGCTGCTGGGCTCGGCGGCGCGGCAGCTCGACGCGGTGGCGGAGCACGTGTTCGCCTGA
- a CDS encoding IclR family transcriptional regulator, with amino-acid sequence MSDVPAVLNAMRLLERIARDWPEPVSSGALIDELGLNRSTAYNILGTLQRAGWTATRGDRGGWSLGPRLLSMARVSEDWMTDIVQQELDSLSQRTGFIVFAVQRHGAAEYSVLAKGDRGKGVRITVGIGDTFPFSAPAIMRAFYAWEDPANVERLAERYGLEAFTAETVTTRVALREEMAATRERGYSVSIREFDLGQSGVAAPVFDAQRRVSMVVCTLAFSSDLNESTVDQHGSLIRECGLRITDRTGGAVKIE; translated from the coding sequence ATGAGCGACGTTCCGGCGGTGCTGAACGCGATGCGGCTCCTGGAGCGAATTGCCCGCGATTGGCCGGAACCGGTGTCTTCCGGGGCGCTGATCGACGAGCTCGGGCTCAACCGCAGCACGGCCTACAACATCCTCGGCACCCTGCAGCGGGCCGGCTGGACCGCGACCCGCGGCGACCGCGGTGGCTGGTCGCTGGGGCCGCGGCTGCTGTCGATGGCCCGCGTGTCCGAGGACTGGATGACCGACATCGTGCAGCAGGAGCTCGATTCGCTGAGCCAGCGCACGGGTTTCATCGTCTTCGCGGTGCAGCGCCACGGTGCCGCCGAGTACTCCGTGCTGGCGAAGGGTGATCGCGGCAAGGGCGTGCGGATCACCGTCGGCATCGGCGACACGTTCCCCTTCTCCGCGCCCGCGATCATGCGCGCGTTCTACGCGTGGGAGGACCCGGCGAACGTCGAACGGCTCGCGGAGCGTTATGGGCTGGAGGCTTTCACGGCCGAAACCGTGACCACGCGGGTGGCGTTGCGTGAGGAGATGGCTGCCACACGTGAGCGTGGCTACAGCGTCAGTATCAGGGAGTTCGACCTCGGCCAGTCGGGTGTCGCGGCGCCGGTGTTCGACGCTCAGCGGCGCGTGTCGATGGTCGTCTGCACGCTCGCGTTCTCTTCGGACCTGAACGAGTCCACTGTGGATCAACATGGCTCTTTGATCCGCGAATGCGGACTAAGAATCACCGACCGCACCGGAGGTGCGGTTAAAATCGAGTAA
- a CDS encoding alpha/beta hydrolase family protein: MTRFEFPGSQGTSLAARLELPEGAPKAYALFAHCFTCNKDVVAATRVARGLTAFGVAVLRFDFTGLGGSEGEFANTDFSSNVGDLVAAANHLRDEYEAPQLLIGHSLGGAAVLAARHALPEVRAVATIAAPADPQHVARLLGDSREEIERQGEAEVVLAGRPFRIRKQFLEDIAAQPQAERIRGLKAALLVMHSPVDAEVGVENARIIFDTARHPKSFVALDGADHLLTGRADAAFAADILATWAKRYLV, encoded by the coding sequence GTGACGAGGTTTGAGTTTCCCGGGTCTCAAGGCACGTCGCTGGCGGCGCGGCTCGAATTGCCGGAAGGCGCGCCCAAGGCGTACGCGCTCTTCGCGCACTGCTTCACGTGCAACAAGGACGTGGTCGCGGCGACGCGGGTCGCGCGGGGGCTCACGGCGTTCGGCGTGGCCGTGCTGCGGTTCGACTTCACCGGGCTCGGCGGGTCGGAGGGCGAGTTCGCCAACACGGACTTCAGCTCGAACGTCGGCGACCTCGTCGCGGCCGCGAACCACCTGCGCGACGAGTACGAGGCGCCGCAGCTGCTGATCGGGCACTCGCTGGGTGGGGCGGCCGTCTTGGCGGCGCGGCACGCGCTGCCGGAGGTGCGAGCGGTGGCGACGATCGCCGCACCCGCGGATCCGCAGCACGTGGCGAGGCTGCTCGGCGACAGCCGTGAGGAGATCGAACGGCAGGGCGAGGCCGAGGTGGTGCTGGCGGGGCGGCCGTTCCGCATCCGCAAGCAGTTCCTGGAGGACATCGCGGCGCAGCCGCAGGCCGAGCGCATCCGCGGGCTGAAGGCGGCGCTGCTGGTGATGCATTCGCCGGTCGACGCCGAGGTGGGCGTGGAGAACGCCCGCATCATCTTCGACACCGCGCGGCACCCGAAGTCGTTCGTCGCGCTCGACGGGGCCGACCACCTGCTCACGGGCCGCGCGGACGCCGCGTTCGCCGCGGACATCCTCGCCACCTGGGCCAAGCGCTACCTGGTCTGA
- a CDS encoding CoxG family protein — MKLGSSFVVPADHKRVFAHFLDPDTMRVAIPGAAELVRSDSTHYRGKLVNEIAHVKFSAGFSAEITELTEPEEVKALLKGEDHKLGSSIKIDARLGVQPEGDSSSKVDYSLDVAIWGKIGRMGESIVRRRSQEVEREFVAAFAEICAAGPPGPDNPGLASVIAKREGPKKRVAETPAGAAAPAKESWWRRLLAKLFGGKK, encoded by the coding sequence ATGAAGCTTGGATCCTCCTTTGTCGTCCCCGCGGACCACAAACGCGTGTTCGCCCATTTCCTCGACCCCGACACGATGCGGGTCGCCATCCCCGGCGCCGCGGAGCTCGTCCGTTCGGACAGCACGCACTACCGCGGCAAGCTGGTCAACGAGATCGCGCACGTGAAGTTCAGCGCCGGGTTCTCCGCCGAGATCACGGAGCTGACCGAGCCCGAGGAAGTCAAAGCCCTCCTGAAGGGCGAGGACCACAAGCTCGGCAGCTCGATCAAGATCGACGCCCGGCTCGGCGTGCAGCCCGAGGGCGATTCGTCGTCCAAAGTGGACTACAGCCTCGACGTGGCGATCTGGGGCAAGATCGGGCGCATGGGCGAGTCGATCGTCCGGCGCCGCTCGCAGGAGGTGGAGCGGGAGTTCGTGGCCGCGTTCGCCGAGATCTGCGCCGCGGGCCCGCCCGGGCCGGACAACCCCGGCCTCGCGAGTGTGATCGCCAAGCGGGAAGGCCCGAAGAAGCGGGTCGCCGAGACGCCGGCCGGTGCCGCCGCGCCCGCGAAGGAATCCTGGTGGCGCCGCCTGCTCGCCAAGCTGTTCGGTGGCAAGAAATGA
- a CDS encoding alpha/beta fold hydrolase, translating into MNVETPQGTLHVHRTGTSGRPLLLLHPLALSGAVWDPVARFFSDKAQVLALDARGHGESTWDGADFTVDDMAADAAAVLEAADAGPADVVGLSMGASTALTLAATRPELVHRLVLADGTAYYGDDAVPVWAERAERATTVARDKQLEFQRDRWFAAPFLAEHPDEVERVCEIFLKTDSAAHGAACRALGGLDARARVGDVAAPTLVLVGEEDYATPPEMSEALAAGIAGAELRVLEKTRHLSLLERPDLWPSLAAFFGGPQ; encoded by the coding sequence GTGAACGTCGAAACCCCGCAGGGCACGCTGCACGTCCACCGGACGGGAACGTCCGGCCGGCCACTGCTGCTCCTGCACCCGCTCGCGCTGTCCGGAGCGGTCTGGGACCCGGTGGCGCGGTTCTTCTCGGACAAGGCGCAGGTCCTCGCACTGGACGCACGAGGCCACGGCGAGTCCACTTGGGACGGTGCCGACTTCACGGTCGACGACATGGCGGCGGACGCGGCGGCCGTCCTGGAAGCGGCGGACGCCGGTCCCGCCGACGTCGTCGGCTTGTCCATGGGCGCCAGCACCGCGCTGACCCTCGCGGCGACGCGGCCCGAGCTCGTGCACCGGCTGGTCCTGGCCGACGGCACGGCGTATTACGGTGACGACGCCGTGCCGGTCTGGGCGGAGCGAGCCGAGCGCGCGACGACGGTTGCCCGGGACAAGCAGCTGGAATTCCAGCGGGACCGGTGGTTCGCGGCGCCCTTCCTCGCCGAGCACCCGGACGAGGTCGAGCGCGTCTGCGAGATCTTCCTGAAGACGGACTCGGCCGCGCACGGGGCTGCGTGCCGGGCGCTGGGCGGGCTGGACGCGCGTGCGCGGGTCGGTGACGTGGCGGCTCCGACGCTCGTTCTCGTCGGCGAGGAGGACTACGCGACTCCGCCCGAGATGTCCGAGGCACTGGCCGCGGGCATCGCCGGGGCCGAGCTGCGCGTCCTGGAGAAGACCCGGCACCTCAGCCTGCTGGAGCGACCGGATCTGTGGCCCTCGCTCGCCGCGTTCTTCGGCGGCCCGCAGTGA
- a CDS encoding (2Fe-2S)-binding protein: MREIELKVNGLRRKLGVADDELLLDVLRREFGTTSVREGCGVGACGACTALVGGKSVSTCLSRAARFDGAEITTADGLPDDDEVVDEFVANRAMQCGYCIPGFVMMAHELLGENPQPTDEEVVEHLEGNICRCGTYSEIHAAIKAAATRRAARNERATA; encoded by the coding sequence GTGAGGGAGATCGAACTGAAGGTCAACGGCCTGCGCCGCAAGCTGGGCGTGGCCGACGACGAGCTGCTGCTCGACGTGCTGCGCCGCGAGTTCGGCACCACGAGCGTGCGCGAAGGCTGCGGCGTCGGCGCGTGCGGCGCCTGCACGGCGCTGGTCGGCGGCAAGAGCGTGTCGACGTGTCTTTCGCGGGCCGCGCGCTTCGACGGTGCCGAGATCACCACCGCCGACGGCCTGCCGGACGACGACGAGGTGGTCGACGAGTTCGTCGCCAACCGCGCGATGCAGTGCGGCTACTGCATTCCCGGGTTCGTGATGATGGCCCACGAGCTGCTGGGCGAGAACCCGCAGCCGACCGACGAAGAGGTCGTGGAGCACCTGGAGGGCAACATCTGCCGTTGCGGCACGTACTCCGAGATCCACGCCGCGATCAAGGCCGCGGCCACGCGCCGGGCCGCCCGGAACGAAAGGGCCACCGCGTGA
- a CDS encoding FAD binding domain-containing protein, translating into MTAYHYPTTLDETCALLDDGEDTMVYGGGTAVQILLKQGVLFATDLVDIGGVPGLDEITETSKGLRVGPLVTLRSMETSPIVRRVAPIAAEVYGRVANPRVRNTASVGGNIAHGDYRLDPPTALMVLDATVELTSRRGSRKVPAREFFVDFQQTALEHGELVSAIEIPSQPESAGAHFAKLSSLAANDWPAASAAALVVQGSRGKRDVRLGLGALSHVPVFLQFEAAADTSVDDVVTAAKDAATPLLDPLPDVRGSSDYKRRLGLVAVEEAIRNSWKEGSDDHRRVSIFGRRRR; encoded by the coding sequence ATGACCGCCTACCACTACCCCACCACGCTCGACGAGACGTGCGCGCTCCTCGACGACGGTGAGGACACGATGGTCTACGGCGGCGGCACGGCCGTGCAGATCCTGCTCAAGCAGGGTGTGCTGTTCGCCACGGACCTGGTCGACATCGGCGGCGTGCCGGGCCTGGACGAGATCACCGAGACGTCGAAGGGGCTGCGTGTCGGCCCGTTGGTCACGTTGCGGAGCATGGAGACCAGCCCGATCGTGCGCCGGGTCGCCCCGATCGCGGCCGAGGTCTACGGCCGCGTGGCCAACCCGCGAGTGCGCAACACGGCGAGCGTCGGCGGCAACATCGCCCACGGCGACTACCGGCTCGACCCACCGACGGCGTTGATGGTGCTCGACGCGACCGTGGAGCTCACCTCGCGCCGCGGCTCGCGCAAAGTGCCGGCGCGCGAGTTCTTCGTCGACTTCCAGCAGACCGCGCTGGAGCACGGCGAGCTCGTGTCGGCGATCGAGATCCCCAGCCAGCCCGAGTCCGCGGGCGCGCACTTCGCGAAGCTCTCCAGCCTCGCGGCCAACGACTGGCCCGCGGCTTCGGCGGCCGCGCTCGTGGTCCAGGGCTCGCGCGGCAAGCGCGACGTCCGGCTCGGCCTCGGCGCGTTGAGCCACGTGCCCGTGTTCCTGCAGTTCGAGGCAGCGGCCGACACGTCGGTGGACGACGTCGTCACCGCGGCGAAGGACGCCGCGACGCCGCTGCTCGACCCGCTTCCCGACGTGCGCGGGAGTTCCGACTACAAGCGGCGTCTCGGCCTCGTGGCCGTTGAAGAAGCCATCCGCAATTCCTGGAAGGAGGGCAGCGATGACCACCGTCGAGTCTCGATCTTCGGTCGCCGCCGTCGGTGA